The proteins below are encoded in one region of bacterium:
- a CDS encoding polyprenyl synthetase family protein yields MLFNPTKAELEKFRSECLPEFAAFDIAWRESLTSKVALIDKMIGYITDQRGKGLRPLLTFLAAKVYGETNPATITSALVMELLHTATLIHDDVVDDSDTRRGFASLKAVWNNKISVLFGDFLLARSLSCTVELKRFEALDVLAEISKRMAKGELQEAALGRDLESNEDEYLEMISDKTAALVSGAIRLGVLTTAPADTSLEEWKAFGEDLGIAFQIRDDILDYTGRSGLLGKPVGGDIRDSKITLPLLCAFKKAGETEKRQVLSRIKSGVKRRDAKEILSFVKQYQGAEEAQQIANRYADRAIEQLEKFPANAARERLAKFARFAVNREY; encoded by the coding sequence GTGCTGTTTAATCCGACCAAAGCCGAGTTAGAAAAGTTCCGGTCGGAATGCCTACCGGAGTTTGCGGCATTCGATATTGCTTGGCGTGAATCGCTCACGAGTAAAGTTGCGTTAATCGACAAGATGATCGGCTACATCACCGATCAGCGGGGCAAAGGGCTACGACCGTTACTAACGTTTCTTGCCGCTAAAGTTTATGGAGAGACGAATCCGGCGACGATTACATCGGCGCTTGTAATGGAGCTCCTCCATACCGCCACCTTGATTCATGACGACGTAGTCGACGACTCCGATACCCGCCGTGGATTTGCTTCGTTAAAAGCGGTTTGGAATAATAAAATCTCCGTATTGTTCGGAGATTTTTTGTTGGCGCGCTCGCTATCGTGTACCGTCGAGTTAAAGCGGTTTGAAGCGTTAGACGTCTTGGCGGAAATCTCGAAGCGGATGGCGAAAGGTGAATTACAGGAAGCCGCATTGGGTCGCGATCTCGAGAGTAACGAAGACGAATACCTCGAAATGATCAGCGACAAAACCGCAGCGCTTGTTTCTGGAGCGATTCGGTTAGGTGTGCTGACCACCGCGCCGGCGGATACATCGCTTGAGGAGTGGAAGGCATTCGGGGAAGACTTGGGTATCGCTTTTCAGATACGCGATGATATTCTCGATTACACCGGTCGCAGCGGCTTGTTAGGGAAACCGGTAGGCGGCGATATTCGCGACTCAAAGATTACACTGCCATTGCTATGCGCCTTCAAGAAAGCCGGCGAAACGGAAAAGCGACAGGTGTTGAGTCGAATAAAATCCGGCGTCAAACGGCGCGACGCAAAAGAGATTCTGTCGTTTGTAAAACAGTACCAAGGTGCGGAAGAGGCACAACAAATCGCCAACCGTTATGCTGACCGGGCGATTGAACAATTAGAGAAGTTCCCTGCAAATGCAGCCCGCGAAAGGTTGGCAAAGTTTGCCCGATTCGCAGTCAACCGTGAGTATTGA
- the smpB gene encoding SsrA-binding protein SmpB: MDEENHILAKNKKVYHDFTIGARWEAGVVLTGSEVKSCRNSRIQLRDSFARFMKGELWLVGVHISPYENGAYANHPPVRPRKLLLHQAELKKIQRQVEEKGATVVPLTVYLKRGKIKVELGLATGKKQYDKRATIAAREEARELDRTMKKVRSGIREED, from the coding sequence ATGGACGAAGAAAATCACATTTTGGCGAAAAACAAGAAGGTTTACCACGACTTCACGATTGGAGCCCGGTGGGAAGCCGGCGTTGTATTGACCGGCTCCGAAGTGAAGAGCTGCCGGAACTCACGTATTCAGTTGCGCGATAGTTTCGCTCGCTTCATGAAAGGTGAGCTTTGGTTGGTGGGCGTACACATTTCACCTTATGAAAATGGCGCTTATGCGAATCATCCCCCGGTGCGGCCGCGCAAGCTGTTGTTGCATCAAGCAGAATTAAAAAAGATCCAGCGGCAGGTCGAAGAAAAAGGGGCGACGGTTGTTCCGCTTACTGTGTATTTGAAACGCGGAAAGATCAAAGTCGAATTGGGGCTCGCCACTGGAAAGAAACAATACGATAAGCGTGCCACCATTGCAGCTCGCGAGGAAGCACGGGAATTAGACCGGACGATGAAGAAAGTTCGCAGTGGGATTCGTGAGGAAGATTAG
- a CDS encoding ABC transporter permease subunit, translating into MNQRKDSLVFQVFTYAVLIVFIFIAIYPILRMISISLRPNDRLLSTSLALIPDGATLKAYKTLLFERPFLRWLGNSLLVTGAVTILGVTLASMAGYAFSRFKFFAKQPIMLSLLVTQMFPPTMLLLPTFLLLAQLRLVNSFFGLMIVYTATALPFCIWQMKGFYDTIPHSLEEAALIDGATPFQAWRMVILPLAAPALVITALFSFMSAWSEYVVAAQILIDVNKYTLPLGLKMFQASMGTEWAIFAAASTLISIPVMVLFLMLSKWLISGLTLGSVKE; encoded by the coding sequence ATGAACCAGCGTAAAGATTCTCTCGTGTTTCAAGTATTCACCTACGCCGTTCTAATCGTTTTCATTTTCATTGCGATTTATCCGATTTTACGGATGATTTCGATATCGTTGCGACCAAACGACCGGTTGCTTTCCACATCGCTGGCTTTGATACCTGATGGCGCAACCCTGAAGGCTTACAAAACACTATTGTTTGAACGACCATTTCTCCGCTGGTTGGGCAATTCGTTACTGGTAACCGGTGCTGTAACAATATTGGGAGTAACACTGGCTTCGATGGCGGGATACGCGTTCTCCCGGTTTAAGTTCTTTGCGAAACAACCGATTATGCTATCGTTGTTGGTGACGCAAATGTTTCCACCTACGATGCTCCTCCTCCCCACATTCCTTTTGCTTGCACAACTGCGGCTGGTCAACTCCTTTTTTGGATTGATGATTGTGTATACCGCTACCGCGCTGCCATTTTGTATTTGGCAGATGAAAGGCTTCTACGATACGATCCCGCATTCACTGGAGGAAGCCGCACTTATTGACGGGGCGACTCCCTTCCAAGCGTGGCGGATGGTGATTTTGCCATTGGCTGCACCAGCACTGGTGATAACCGCACTCTTCAGTTTCATGTCCGCATGGTCAGAGTATGTCGTCGCGGCACAGATTCTCATCGATGTGAATAAATATACATTGCCACTCGGATTAAAAATGTTCCAAGCAAGTATGGGCACTGAGTGGGCAATTTTCGCAGCAGCGTCGACCTTGATCTCGATTCCTGTGATGGTATTGTTTCTGATGCTGTCGAAGTGGTTAATTTCGGGATTAACGTTAGGAAGCGTAAAAGAGTAG
- a CDS encoding sugar ABC transporter permease has translation MNDLLTRSSRPFLLFLLLPSLIVLLLVVLYPFLFNVTISLSNMSMRHFTDWSVIGFRQYIKVFTSGEIWGVFGKTLIWTIVNVVFHVTIGVALALLLNRQLKGRAIIRTLLILPWAVPPVITGLVWRGMFNYEYGDFNLIVTKLLGMSPVNWLGDPVMAFSACILTNIWLGFPFMMVIALGGLQSIPQELYEAAEIDGANSWQRFKHITIPMLKPVMLPAITLGVVWTFNNLNIIWLVTNGGEPSDQSHILVSFVYKAAFQFYRYGFAAALSMVIFGLLAAFSWWFLWRTKAAEGVR, from the coding sequence TCCTTTCCTATTGTTCTTACTGTTGCCATCGCTAATCGTGTTATTGTTAGTGGTACTGTATCCGTTTCTATTCAATGTTACAATATCGTTATCCAATATGTCGATGCGACATTTCACCGATTGGAGTGTGATTGGATTCCGGCAATACATCAAGGTTTTCACCAGTGGAGAGATTTGGGGCGTCTTCGGTAAAACACTAATCTGGACAATTGTCAATGTAGTTTTCCATGTAACAATCGGCGTTGCGTTAGCGTTGTTGCTCAACCGGCAACTCAAAGGCCGGGCGATAATCCGCACGCTCTTGATTCTGCCGTGGGCAGTGCCGCCGGTCATCACGGGTTTAGTATGGCGAGGGATGTTCAACTATGAATATGGCGACTTCAATCTCATCGTAACGAAGCTATTGGGGATGTCGCCGGTGAATTGGTTGGGCGATCCGGTGATGGCGTTCAGTGCTTGTATTCTGACGAATATCTGGTTAGGCTTTCCCTTTATGATGGTGATAGCGTTAGGCGGTTTACAATCGATTCCGCAGGAGTTGTACGAAGCGGCAGAAATCGACGGTGCTAATTCGTGGCAACGATTTAAGCATATCACAATCCCGATGTTGAAACCGGTCATGCTGCCGGCAATCACACTCGGTGTGGTTTGGACTTTCAATAACCTCAATATCATTTGGCTGGTTACCAACGGCGGTGAACCATCCGATCAATCGCATATTCTGGTTAGCTTCGTTTACAAAGCGGCATTCCAATTCTACCGGTACGGTTTCGCCGCGGCACTTTCGATGGTCATCTTTGGGTTGTTAGCGGCGTTTAGTTGGTGGTTCCTCTGGCGAACTAAGGCAGCGGAGGGTGTGCGATGA